One genomic segment of Paraburkholderia aromaticivorans includes these proteins:
- a CDS encoding aconitase family protein, protein MRDTIRLDGRVLYLSQDPAVIEAQLAGENFTLATAGPLRENVSTDEITPVTVMLTYDERLGQYPYVGLKAGERMPIGRDAVKNGGFQVTVAGKRYGKGSSRESSPLAELSAGIRLIVAESFERIYQQNCDNIGILTTTDFAVLDRLSAGEAVPIDEFLKGRDALTQQIIRSGGLLAYSRFADWPAPRVAEGGHVAQAAAPKTLVEKIIERHLHPGSVGAQRGDGVFIAADWRFSHDYFTGMCAHLMHRAFGKPAPLHAPDHIIAFQDHLVLASQSIPHVRDGLLPGVANLMEGHTSFSRDYPVRSHGALDGMPGSEGICHALMAEQYALPGQVACGTDSHTPHSGALGCLAFGAGATEIANSWVTGYVRCKVPETLRIEISGELRDGVTAKDVVLHLLHMEAIRSGGAIGLVFEYGGEAVRAMSIDERATLTNMVAELGGFTGIVEPDERTVAFLKARRGVDFSLESWMKSDAGATYRDTIHIDASAIEPMLARPGDPGNGVPALQLERDVAIDIAYGGSCTAGKREDFDFYHEVLRWGVEQGIRVPEGTRLFLQFGTMAVRAYCEEQGYLPVFERAGVTLVMPGCGSCANCGPGQSADANEVTISAINRNFPGRSGPGNVWLASPYTVAASALAGKITTFEQLKRAHG, encoded by the coding sequence ATGCGCGATACGATTCGTCTGGACGGCCGCGTGCTGTACCTGTCTCAAGACCCCGCGGTGATCGAGGCCCAACTCGCCGGCGAAAATTTCACGCTCGCCACCGCGGGCCCGTTGCGCGAGAACGTCTCCACCGACGAGATCACGCCGGTCACCGTCATGCTCACGTACGACGAACGCCTCGGGCAGTATCCGTACGTCGGTCTCAAGGCCGGCGAGCGCATGCCGATCGGCCGCGATGCGGTGAAGAACGGCGGCTTTCAGGTGACGGTGGCCGGCAAGCGTTATGGCAAGGGTTCGTCGCGCGAATCGAGCCCGTTGGCGGAGCTTTCCGCCGGTATCCGGCTGATCGTCGCGGAGAGTTTCGAGCGGATCTATCAGCAGAATTGCGACAACATCGGCATTCTCACCACGACCGATTTCGCCGTGCTCGATCGGTTGAGCGCGGGAGAAGCGGTGCCTATCGACGAGTTTCTCAAAGGCCGCGACGCGCTCACGCAGCAGATCATTCGCAGCGGCGGCCTGCTCGCATATAGCAGGTTCGCCGACTGGCCCGCGCCGCGCGTGGCCGAGGGCGGCCATGTTGCGCAAGCCGCGGCGCCGAAGACGCTGGTCGAGAAGATCATCGAACGGCACCTGCATCCGGGCAGCGTGGGCGCGCAGCGCGGCGACGGCGTATTCATTGCCGCCGACTGGCGCTTCAGCCACGATTACTTTACCGGCATGTGCGCGCACCTGATGCACCGCGCGTTCGGCAAGCCTGCGCCGTTGCATGCGCCGGATCACATCATCGCGTTCCAGGATCATCTGGTGCTTGCGTCGCAAAGCATTCCGCACGTGCGCGACGGTCTGCTGCCGGGCGTCGCCAATCTGATGGAAGGGCATACGTCGTTCTCGCGCGACTATCCGGTGCGCTCGCACGGCGCGCTCGACGGTATGCCGGGCTCCGAAGGCATCTGTCACGCGCTGATGGCCGAACAATACGCGTTGCCGGGTCAGGTGGCGTGCGGCACCGATTCGCACACGCCGCATTCGGGCGCGCTCGGCTGCCTCGCATTCGGTGCGGGCGCAACGGAAATTGCCAATAGCTGGGTGACGGGCTACGTGCGCTGCAAAGTGCCGGAGACCTTGCGCATCGAAATCAGCGGTGAATTGCGCGACGGCGTGACCGCGAAAGACGTGGTGCTGCATCTGCTGCACATGGAGGCGATCCGCTCGGGCGGCGCGATCGGACTGGTGTTCGAATACGGCGGTGAGGCCGTGCGCGCCATGTCGATCGACGAACGCGCGACCTTGACCAACATGGTCGCGGAACTGGGGGGCTTCACCGGAATCGTCGAGCCGGATGAGCGCACGGTGGCGTTTCTGAAAGCGCGGCGCGGCGTCGATTTCAGCCTTGAAAGCTGGATGAAAAGCGATGCGGGCGCGACCTATCGCGACACGATTCACATCGACGCGAGCGCCATCGAGCCGATGCTCGCGCGTCCCGGCGATCCCGGCAATGGCGTGCCGGCGTTGCAACTGGAGCGGGACGTCGCCATCGACATCGCTTATGGTGGCTCATGCACGGCGGGCAAGCGCGAGGACTTCGATTTCTATCACGAGGTGCTGCGCTGGGGCGTCGAGCAGGGCATTCGGGTGCCCGAGGGTACGCGTCTTTTCCTGCAATTCGGCACCATGGCGGTGCGCGCGTATTGCGAGGAACAGGGCTATTTGCCGGTCTTCGAGCGCGCGGGCGTGACGCTCGTCATGCCGGGCTGCGGATCCTGCGCGAATTGCGGGCCGGGGCAATCGGCCGATGCGAACGAGGTGACGATCAGCGCGATCAACCGCAATTTTCCGGGCCGCTCGGGACCGGGCAATGTGTGGCTCGCGAGTCCTTACACGGTGGCGGCAAGCGCGCTGGCCGGAAAAATCACGACCTTCGAACAATTGAAGCGCGCGCACGGCTAG
- a CDS encoding DUF1330 domain-containing protein, which yields MTAYAIAHLHDVELCDDIVDYLNGIDATLAPFDGHFIVHGARPEVREGEWRGDLIAIAFPDLDAARAWYESHAYQRILPLRTKHARGPVILIDGVDERHRATDILR from the coding sequence ATGACTGCGTATGCCATCGCCCACCTGCACGACGTCGAACTGTGCGACGACATCGTCGACTATCTCAACGGCATCGACGCCACGCTCGCGCCGTTCGACGGCCATTTCATCGTGCACGGCGCCCGGCCGGAGGTGCGCGAAGGCGAATGGCGCGGCGATCTGATCGCCATTGCGTTCCCCGATCTCGATGCCGCGCGTGCCTGGTACGAGTCGCATGCGTATCAGCGGATTCTGCCGTTGCGAACGAAACATGCGCGTGGGCCGGTGATTCTGATCGATGGTGTGGACGAGCGGCATCGCGCCACTGACATCCTGAGGTGA
- a CDS encoding gluconate 2-dehydrogenase subunit 3 family protein, which translates to MPSSPLSSRRGFLRTAIALVPAGTLAGCEVKQSATTAAAGSNEGANASADHAPRAHYQPHFFDAKEWAFIHAAVDRLIPPDSEGPGAVEAGVPEFIDRQMDTPYAHGALWYMQGPFAQGAPELGYQLKLVPRDLYRLGIAALNAYCAKTYAHPFDALDAATRDTVLAALEKGRIELADVPAATFFGQLLQNTREGYFCDPIHGGNRDMASWKMIGFPGARADFMDFVNQNGAAYPYGPVSIEGKRS; encoded by the coding sequence ATGCCTTCATCCCCTCTCAGCTCTCGCCGCGGCTTTTTACGCACGGCTATCGCCCTGGTTCCGGCCGGCACGCTTGCCGGTTGCGAGGTCAAACAATCCGCGACCACCGCCGCGGCGGGCTCGAACGAAGGCGCGAATGCGTCCGCGGACCACGCGCCGCGCGCCCACTACCAGCCGCATTTCTTCGACGCGAAGGAATGGGCGTTCATCCATGCGGCGGTCGACCGTCTGATTCCGCCGGACAGCGAAGGCCCCGGCGCAGTCGAAGCGGGCGTGCCCGAATTCATCGACCGGCAGATGGATACGCCGTACGCGCACGGCGCGCTCTGGTACATGCAGGGTCCATTCGCCCAAGGCGCGCCGGAACTCGGCTACCAGTTGAAGCTCGTGCCGCGCGATCTCTACCGGCTCGGCATCGCGGCGCTCAACGCATATTGCGCGAAGACCTACGCGCATCCCTTCGACGCGCTCGACGCCGCCACGCGCGACACCGTGCTTGCCGCGCTCGAGAAAGGCAGGATCGAGCTCGCCGACGTGCCCGCCGCGACCTTCTTCGGCCAGCTTCTGCAAAACACCCGCGAAGGCTACTTCTGCGACCCGATCCACGGCGGCAATCGCGACATGGCCAGCTGGAAGATGATCGGCTTTCCCGGCGCGCGCGCCGATTTCATGGACTTCGTCAATCAGAACGGCGCGGCCTATCCGTATGGCCCGGTGTCGATCGAAGGAAAGCGCAGCTGA
- a CDS encoding GMC family oxidoreductase: MSTQTKPHVDAVIVGFGWTGAILAKELTEAGLQVLALERGEYRDTYPDGAYPNTIDELTYNVRKKLFLDLSKTTVSIRHNVGDTALPYRQLAAFLPGEGVGGAGLHWSGVHFRITPEELRLKSHYEERYGKRFIPEGMTIQDYGVSYEELEPHFDFAEKVFGTSGQAYKVNGKVVGDGNVFEAPRSDNFPLAAQLNTYSAERFGKAARELGLNPYRLPSANTSGPYTNPYGVQMGPCNFCGFCSGYACYMYSKASPNLNILPALKQSPNFELRSRCHVLRVELDDTKKRARGVTYVDPAGNEVFQPADLVIVAAFQYHNVHLLLLSGIGKPYDPISGEGVVGRNFAYQNLSTITAFFDKDTFTNPFIGAGGNGVAVDDFNADNFDHGPLGFVGGSPLWVNQAGTKPISGIATPAGTPNWGADWKKSVKDHYAHTISMDAHGTNMSYRDVFLDLDPTYRDSYGQPLLRMTFDWKDNDIKMARYVTGQMHKIAQQMGPKSINVYTREFGAHFDSRRYQTTHLVGGAVMGTDPKTSVLNRYLQSWDVHNVFVMGASAFPQGIGYNPTGLAAALAYWSARAIRTQYLKNPGPLVSV, translated from the coding sequence ATGTCTACTCAAACCAAACCCCATGTGGACGCGGTGATCGTCGGCTTCGGCTGGACCGGTGCGATTCTCGCGAAGGAGCTCACCGAAGCGGGCCTGCAAGTGCTCGCGCTCGAACGCGGCGAGTATCGAGACACCTACCCGGACGGCGCGTATCCGAACACGATCGACGAGCTGACCTACAACGTCCGCAAGAAGCTGTTTCTCGATCTCTCGAAGACCACCGTGTCGATCCGTCATAACGTCGGCGATACGGCGCTGCCATACCGGCAACTCGCGGCGTTTCTGCCGGGCGAAGGCGTGGGCGGCGCGGGTCTGCACTGGTCGGGCGTGCATTTCCGCATCACGCCGGAGGAACTGCGCTTGAAGAGCCATTACGAAGAACGCTACGGCAAGCGCTTCATTCCCGAAGGCATGACGATTCAGGACTACGGCGTCAGCTACGAAGAACTCGAACCGCATTTCGACTTCGCCGAGAAAGTGTTCGGCACCTCGGGGCAGGCGTATAAGGTCAACGGCAAAGTGGTCGGCGACGGCAACGTGTTCGAAGCGCCGCGCAGCGACAATTTTCCGCTCGCCGCCCAACTGAACACCTATTCCGCAGAACGCTTCGGCAAGGCCGCGCGCGAACTCGGGCTCAATCCATACCGGCTGCCGTCGGCGAATACGTCGGGTCCGTACACGAACCCGTACGGCGTGCAGATGGGTCCGTGCAACTTCTGCGGATTCTGCAGCGGCTACGCGTGCTACATGTATTCGAAGGCGTCGCCGAATCTGAACATTCTGCCCGCGCTCAAGCAGTCGCCGAACTTCGAATTGCGCTCGCGCTGCCACGTGCTGCGGGTCGAACTCGACGACACAAAAAAGCGCGCCAGGGGCGTGACCTATGTCGATCCGGCGGGCAACGAAGTGTTCCAGCCGGCCGATCTGGTGATCGTCGCGGCGTTCCAGTATCACAACGTCCATCTGCTTCTGCTGTCGGGCATCGGCAAGCCGTACGACCCGATTTCGGGCGAAGGCGTGGTCGGCCGCAACTTCGCGTATCAGAACCTCTCCACGATTACCGCGTTCTTCGACAAGGACACCTTCACCAATCCGTTCATCGGCGCGGGCGGCAACGGCGTCGCGGTCGACGACTTCAACGCCGACAACTTCGATCACGGCCCGCTCGGCTTCGTCGGCGGTTCGCCGTTGTGGGTGAACCAGGCGGGCACCAAGCCGATCAGCGGCATCGCGACGCCGGCGGGGACGCCGAACTGGGGCGCCGACTGGAAGAAGTCGGTGAAGGATCACTACGCGCACACCATTTCGATGGACGCGCACGGCACCAACATGTCGTACCGCGACGTGTTCCTCGACCTCGATCCGACCTACCGCGATTCATACGGCCAGCCGCTGTTGCGCATGACCTTCGACTGGAAGGACAACGACATCAAAATGGCCCGCTACGTGACCGGCCAGATGCACAAGATCGCGCAGCAGATGGGTCCGAAGTCGATCAACGTCTACACGCGCGAATTCGGCGCGCACTTCGACTCGCGCCGCTATCAGACCACTCACCTGGTGGGCGGCGCGGTGATGGGCACCGATCCGAAGACGAGCGTACTGAACCGCTACCTGCAAAGCTGGGACGTGCATAACGTGTTCGTGATGGGCGCGTCTGCTTTCCCGCAAGGTATCGGCTATAACCCGACCGGTCTTGCCGCGGCGCTCGCTTACTGGTCGGCGCGCGCCATCCGCACGCAGTATCTGAAGAACCCCGGGCCGCTGGTGAGCGTATGA
- a CDS encoding cytochrome c, producing the protein MTKKIDIQRLTRALKRAGAASLCAAAALGTTPLAAHAAAPHNANDAALIARGEYLARAGDCIACHSANAGKPFAGGLKFDTPIGAIYSTNITPERGTGIGAWNFAQFDRAVRAGVKPNGDTLYPAMPYPSYARLSEDDMHALYAYFSQGVAPVKQANRPVDIVWPLSMRWPLGIWRHLFAPEPVSFDAKRYADPVIARGAYLVQGLGHCGACHTPRAATMQERALSDLDGSAFLAGGATIDGWTPSSLRGNPRTGIGAWSEAHLVQFLKTGRTQHSAAFGGMTDVVQHSMQHMNDADLTTMARYLKTLPSTDPKEAPYVYDDTAAHALRSGDATAPGAAVYRDNCTACHRSDGHGYNRVFPALSGNPVVQGKDATSLIHVLLTGSTLEGTKTAPSSFTMPAFGWRLNDQEVADVTNFVRNSWGNTGSTVSSTDVARVRKTVTVHTPEMPRGAALSH; encoded by the coding sequence ATGACGAAGAAGATCGATATCCAACGCCTCACGCGGGCACTCAAACGCGCGGGCGCGGCCTCGTTGTGCGCAGCCGCCGCGCTCGGCACGACGCCGCTCGCCGCGCACGCGGCGGCGCCTCACAACGCGAACGACGCGGCGCTGATCGCGCGCGGCGAATACCTCGCGCGGGCCGGCGACTGCATTGCGTGTCACTCCGCGAACGCGGGCAAGCCCTTTGCCGGCGGTCTGAAGTTCGACACGCCGATCGGCGCGATCTACTCGACCAACATCACGCCGGAGCGCGGCACCGGCATCGGCGCGTGGAACTTCGCGCAGTTCGACCGCGCGGTGCGCGCCGGCGTGAAGCCGAACGGCGACACGCTGTATCCGGCCATGCCGTACCCGTCGTATGCACGATTGAGCGAAGACGATATGCACGCGCTGTACGCGTATTTCTCGCAAGGCGTCGCGCCGGTAAAACAGGCGAACCGTCCGGTCGATATCGTCTGGCCGCTATCGATGCGCTGGCCGCTCGGCATCTGGCGCCACCTGTTCGCGCCCGAGCCGGTTTCGTTCGACGCGAAGCGCTACGCCGACCCCGTCATCGCGCGCGGCGCCTACCTCGTGCAAGGGCTCGGCCATTGCGGCGCGTGTCATACGCCGCGCGCGGCAACGATGCAGGAACGCGCGTTGAGCGACCTCGACGGTTCGGCGTTTCTCGCGGGCGGCGCGACGATCGACGGCTGGACGCCGTCGAGTCTGCGCGGCAATCCGCGCACCGGCATCGGCGCCTGGAGCGAAGCCCATCTCGTGCAATTCCTGAAGACCGGACGCACGCAGCACAGCGCGGCCTTCGGCGGCATGACGGACGTCGTGCAGCACAGCATGCAGCACATGAACGACGCCGACCTCACGACGATGGCACGCTACCTCAAGACGCTGCCGTCGACCGATCCGAAGGAAGCGCCGTACGTGTACGACGACACGGCCGCGCACGCGCTGCGCTCGGGCGACGCCACCGCGCCGGGCGCCGCCGTCTACCGGGACAACTGCACCGCCTGCCACCGCAGCGACGGCCACGGCTACAACCGCGTGTTTCCGGCACTGAGCGGCAATCCGGTCGTGCAGGGCAAGGACGCGACCTCACTGATTCACGTGCTGCTCACCGGCAGCACGCTTGAAGGCACGAAGACCGCGCCCTCCTCGTTCACGATGCCGGCCTTCGGCTGGCGCCTGAACGATCAGGAAGTCGCCGACGTAACCAACTTCGTGCGCAACAGTTGGGGCAACACTGGTTCGACGGTCAGCTCGACGGATGTCGCGAGAGTCCGCAAGACGGTCACGGTGCACACGCCCGAGATGCCACGAGGCGCCGCGTTGAGCCATTGA
- a CDS encoding porin, whose product MKKPWIAAPLLMSFAGIASAQSSVVLYGIVDAGISYRSNERTGTTGNYSGHSNVALTSGNLSGSRWGIKGQEDVGGGWNALFQLEDGFDVTNGKTGQNGGLFGRQAYVGIGSRQYGTITLGRQYTSLNDFVSPVAPVAMVGGYGAHPGDIDDLDQTARVNNSVKYTSANYSGFTFGALYGFGGQPGSLKQQNTWSVGAAYGNGPLHVGVGYERSDNSKTGTRDATYGKWSGTDDGLFNSSINEGYASAQSQQIIATGATYDFGPAVVGVNYSNVQYRSGADSLFKGHATFNVAGVFGQWTIRPAVQLFAGYSYTRGGEVDGVDERAQYHNVTLGAQYALSKRSTAYLMGGYQHASGGTLDALGNPVAATASVSDKGNGHSSSAQSQAIVSIGLRHRF is encoded by the coding sequence ATGAAAAAGCCATGGATTGCCGCCCCCCTTTTGATGTCTTTTGCCGGCATTGCGTCCGCGCAGAGTTCTGTCGTGCTGTACGGCATCGTCGATGCGGGCATTTCGTACCGCAGCAACGAGCGCACCGGCACCACCGGCAACTATAGCGGCCACTCGAATGTCGCCCTGACGAGCGGCAACCTGTCCGGCAGCCGCTGGGGCATCAAGGGGCAGGAGGACGTCGGCGGCGGCTGGAACGCACTGTTCCAGCTCGAGGACGGCTTCGACGTCACCAACGGCAAGACGGGGCAGAACGGGGGCCTGTTCGGCCGCCAGGCGTATGTGGGGATCGGCAGCCGGCAGTACGGCACGATCACGCTGGGCCGGCAGTACACGTCGCTGAACGACTTCGTCTCTCCCGTCGCGCCGGTGGCAATGGTCGGCGGCTATGGCGCGCATCCGGGCGACATCGACGATCTCGATCAGACCGCGCGCGTGAACAACTCGGTCAAGTACACGAGCGCGAACTATTCCGGCTTCACATTCGGTGCGCTGTACGGTTTCGGCGGCCAGCCCGGCAGCCTGAAGCAGCAGAATACGTGGAGCGTGGGCGCCGCCTATGGCAACGGTCCGCTGCATGTGGGCGTCGGCTACGAGCGCTCCGACAACAGCAAGACCGGCACGCGCGACGCCACCTACGGCAAGTGGAGCGGCACGGACGACGGCCTGTTCAATTCATCGATCAACGAAGGCTACGCGAGCGCGCAATCGCAGCAGATCATCGCGACGGGCGCCACGTACGACTTCGGCCCGGCCGTCGTCGGCGTCAATTACAGCAACGTGCAATACCGCTCCGGCGCCGACTCGCTGTTCAAGGGACACGCCACGTTCAACGTCGCGGGCGTGTTCGGCCAATGGACGATTCGTCCGGCCGTGCAACTGTTCGCGGGTTACAGCTACACGCGCGGCGGCGAAGTGGATGGCGTGGATGAGCGCGCGCAGTATCACAACGTGACGCTCGGCGCGCAGTACGCCCTCTCGAAGCGTTCGACCGCCTATCTGATGGGCGGCTATCAGCACGCATCGGGCGGCACGCTGGATGCGCTCGGCAATCCGGTCGCGGCCACCGCGTCGGTCAGCGACAAGGGCAACGGCCATTCGTCGTCCGCGCAGTCCCAGGCGATCGTCAGCATCGGCTTGCGGCACAGGTTCTGA
- a CDS encoding molybdopterin-dependent oxidoreductase, with amino-acid sequence MNKRQFLGSAALLSAAAAPAFGSQHARKSACAASPVMLTISGAIRRHNRGALDPAFDPLLAKHQVKFSEAYGVDLALIAGMPAVTINPTTEYDSRQHSLSGPLLTGVLEHVGAPAAGSTQIVMHAVDGYAVATTLDKVRAYRFIVATHMDGKPLPLGGVGPLWATYDADHIPELSNKPLKDRFELSPWGLYHIQVAEG; translated from the coding sequence ATGAACAAACGCCAGTTTCTCGGCAGTGCGGCGCTGCTGAGCGCGGCTGCCGCGCCCGCATTCGGCAGCCAGCACGCCCGTAAATCGGCCTGCGCGGCATCTCCCGTCATGCTCACGATCAGCGGTGCGATCAGGCGCCACAATCGCGGCGCGCTCGATCCCGCGTTCGACCCGTTGCTCGCCAAGCACCAGGTGAAGTTCTCCGAAGCCTATGGCGTCGATCTGGCGCTGATCGCCGGCATGCCGGCCGTGACCATCAACCCCACCACCGAATACGATTCTCGCCAGCACAGCTTGAGCGGCCCCTTGCTCACCGGCGTGCTCGAACACGTCGGCGCGCCTGCCGCGGGCAGCACGCAAATCGTCATGCACGCGGTGGACGGCTACGCGGTCGCCACGACACTCGACAAGGTGCGCGCCTATCGTTTCATCGTGGCGACGCACATGGACGGCAAGCCGCTGCCGCTTGGCGGCGTCGGCCCGCTATGGGCAACCTACGACGCGGACCATATCCCCGAGTTGTCGAACAAGCCGCTCAAGGACCGCTTCGAGCTGTCGCCGTGGGGTCTCTATCACATTCAGGTCGCCGAAGGCTAA
- a CDS encoding tetratricopeptide repeat protein, whose product MTDTQLAFPIDDINQQAVSLFSAGQFAEALSMVMPLLEADALPDDARADALNIAGACAFALQRPAAAEEHWRRCLRIKPGYAEVYGTLGMLLKSLGRLSAAKAMYRQLVALQPGHADARNHLGAVLHGLGYREEAEASYREALALRPDYVEAHYNRGIVLHELGRLHEAEAAFRRALPGLQDRAELHNNLGNVLMELGRLAEADDAYREALKIRPQYPEALNNLGGVLKATFRLAEAELAFRLAIAIRADYPQAHLNLGTVLADLERLPEAEAAYREAIAQRPDYAEAHYNLGAALGKLERLFEAETAYREAIRLRPDLARAHNNLGCVLRRLDRLPAAVAAFEQALSVCPDLAEAHYNLGAALAQLTQLPEAESAYRRALALRADYGDAKFGLAVLLLGMGRFEEGWRLYECRYEHPGFVHHASASMLGCPRWQGAPLAGQSLLVWQEDGLGDMIQFSRYFALLKAQGASHIAFACAPSLHRLMARVDGVDAVFDHDTARANARAYDCWTSLLSAPLHLRTRVDTIPRAVRLTAEPGLVEQWRPLLDALPPGRRIGLVWKGNPNHHNDANRSIPSLAVLAPLWSVPGVSFVSLQKGRGEDEAANPPAGQPLLDLGSRVTDFADSAAIIAQLDLVIAVDTSTVHLAASLGKPCWVMLPEKDIDWRWLHERNDSAWYPHTLRLFRRAPVEDWSMPVERVRQACVQRFAAAGRALT is encoded by the coding sequence ATGACCGACACGCAGCTCGCATTCCCGATCGACGATATCAACCAACAGGCCGTCTCGCTGTTCTCAGCCGGACAATTCGCCGAGGCCTTGTCAATGGTGATGCCGCTGCTGGAGGCCGACGCACTGCCGGACGACGCGCGGGCGGACGCGTTGAATATCGCCGGCGCGTGTGCGTTCGCCTTGCAGCGGCCGGCCGCTGCGGAAGAGCATTGGCGCCGCTGTCTGCGCATCAAACCCGGCTACGCGGAGGTGTACGGCACGCTCGGCATGCTGCTCAAGTCGCTCGGGCGGCTGTCGGCGGCCAAGGCGATGTACCGGCAACTGGTCGCGCTGCAACCTGGCCACGCCGACGCCCGCAATCATCTTGGCGCCGTGCTTCACGGCCTCGGCTACAGGGAGGAGGCGGAGGCGTCCTATCGCGAGGCGCTGGCGCTTCGTCCCGACTACGTCGAAGCCCACTACAACCGCGGCATCGTGCTGCACGAGCTGGGCCGCCTGCACGAAGCGGAAGCGGCGTTTCGCCGCGCATTGCCGGGGCTGCAGGATCGCGCCGAACTCCATAACAACCTGGGCAACGTGCTGATGGAGCTGGGACGTCTCGCCGAGGCGGACGACGCGTACCGCGAAGCGCTGAAAATCCGGCCGCAGTATCCCGAGGCGCTCAACAACCTCGGTGGCGTGCTCAAGGCCACGTTCCGTCTCGCCGAAGCCGAACTGGCTTTTCGCCTCGCGATTGCCATTCGTGCGGACTATCCGCAAGCCCATCTGAATCTCGGCACGGTGCTCGCGGATCTCGAACGCCTGCCCGAAGCCGAAGCCGCCTACCGCGAAGCCATCGCGCAACGCCCCGACTACGCCGAAGCACACTACAACCTGGGCGCGGCGCTGGGCAAACTGGAGCGGCTGTTCGAGGCCGAAACGGCTTATCGCGAGGCGATCCGCCTGCGGCCCGATCTCGCCCGTGCGCATAACAACCTGGGCTGTGTGCTTCGACGGCTCGATCGTCTGCCCGCGGCTGTCGCGGCTTTCGAGCAGGCCCTCAGCGTGTGTCCGGATCTGGCGGAGGCGCACTACAACCTCGGCGCGGCGTTGGCGCAGCTCACGCAACTGCCCGAGGCCGAAAGCGCATATCGCCGGGCGCTTGCTTTACGTGCCGATTATGGCGATGCGAAGTTCGGGCTGGCCGTCCTGCTGCTCGGCATGGGCCGCTTCGAGGAAGGGTGGCGTCTGTACGAGTGCCGCTACGAACATCCCGGTTTCGTCCATCACGCGAGCGCGTCGATGCTAGGCTGCCCGCGGTGGCAAGGCGCTCCGCTCGCGGGCCAGTCCTTGCTGGTGTGGCAGGAAGACGGCCTCGGCGACATGATCCAGTTCAGCCGCTATTTCGCTTTGTTAAAGGCTCAGGGCGCCTCGCATATCGCCTTCGCCTGCGCGCCGTCGCTGCACCGGCTGATGGCTCGCGTCGATGGCGTGGACGCCGTGTTCGATCATGACACCGCTCGCGCCAACGCGCGAGCTTACGACTGCTGGACCAGTCTGCTGAGCGCGCCGCTGCATCTGCGCACGAGAGTGGATACGATTCCGCGCGCCGTGCGTCTCACGGCCGAGCCGGGGCTGGTCGAACAGTGGCGGCCGTTGCTGGACGCATTGCCACCCGGCCGCAGGATCGGTCTCGTGTGGAAGGGCAACCCGAACCATCATAACGACGCGAACCGGTCGATTCCTTCGCTCGCCGTGCTGGCGCCGCTCTGGAGCGTGCCCGGCGTGAGTTTCGTGAGTCTGCAAAAAGGGCGCGGCGAAGACGAGGCGGCCAATCCTCCCGCTGGTCAGCCGCTGCTCGACCTCGGATCGCGTGTGACGGATTTCGCGGACAGCGCCGCGATCATCGCGCAACTCGATCTGGTGATTGCCGTGGACACATCCACCGTGCATCTGGCCGCGTCGCTCGGCAAGCCGTGCTGGGTGATGCTGCCGGAAAAAGACATCGACTGGCGCTGGCTGCACGAACGCAACGATTCGGCGTGGTATCCGCACACGCTGCGCCTGTTCCGGCGCGCGCCGGTCGAGGACTGGTCGATGCCGGTCGAGCGCGTGCGGCAGGCTTGCGTGCAGCGATTCGCCGCGGCTGGCCGCGCGCTCACGTGA
- a CDS encoding DUF2946 domain-containing protein: protein MTLRARNRMTAWLGLFAMCLVVFAPLVSQLLLSNRAHEPIAALCSALQPRDFSMASAATQAAAAPVHLSHDDAFGACGYCHLLQHHVAMPTVAVVASPPALALAGTAPPTLSTRFTPLGAFPSGRPRAPPVVS, encoded by the coding sequence ATGACTCTACGCGCCCGCAACCGCATGACCGCCTGGCTTGGCCTGTTCGCCATGTGCCTCGTCGTGTTCGCGCCGCTCGTGAGTCAGCTGCTGCTGTCCAACCGTGCGCACGAACCCATTGCCGCGCTCTGTTCGGCGCTCCAGCCGCGCGACTTCAGCATGGCGAGCGCGGCGACCCAGGCCGCTGCGGCACCGGTCCATTTGAGCCATGACGACGCGTTCGGCGCGTGCGGCTACTGTCACCTGCTCCAGCACCACGTCGCCATGCCCACGGTCGCCGTGGTCGCGTCGCCGCCCGCCCTCGCGCTTGCCGGCACCGCGCCGCCCACGCTTTCCACCCGCTTCACGCCGCTCGGCGCATTTCCATCCGGCCGTCCCAGAGCTCCACCCGTCGTTTCCTGA